GCATGACGGTCTATTCCATCGCGTCCAGCTGGGGGCTGCTGTTGTTCTACGTCGCCATCGGCACGGTCTTGTTCGTCTGGCCGTCATGGCACGCCGACTCGACGGACACCATCGTCGGGACGACGCTGGTGTTGCTGTACCTGATGGGGCCGTTTTCCCAAATCGTCGAATTGCTGCCGGGCGTGGGGCGCGCCAACGTGGCGTTGAACAAGATCGACACCCTGGGGTTGTCGCTCGCTGCTGCCACGGACGGCGACCGGCGCGAACCAGATCGGCAAGCGGAAGGGATCGGCGTCGACTTGAACGTTCGCGGGTGGACCCGGCTCGATTTGGTCAACGTCACACACCAGTATGCCCGGGAAGGCGATGAACGCCCCTTTCTGCTCGGGCCCATCGATTTGACGTTCCGGCCCGGCGAGGTGACGTTCCTAATCGGCGGCAACGGCAGCGGCAAGACGACGCTGGCGCTCTTGCTCCTCGGACTCTATCCGCCGGACGGCGGGCATATTGCGTTGGACGGTGTGCCGATCGGCGACAGCAATCGCGAAGCCTACCGGCAGCTGTTCTCAACCGTATTTTCCGATTTTCATTTGTTCGACTCGCTGCTCGGACTGGAGCAGGACAATCTGGATGGGGTGGCGCGCGTGTACCTTGAGCGACTGCGGCTGGAATCGAAGGTCCGTATCGAAGGGGGGACCTTCTCCACCCACGCGTTGTCGCAGGGCCAACGCAAACGACTCGCCCTGCTGACGGCCTACGTCGAGGACCGGCCCTTTTATCTGTTCGACGAGTGGGCCGCGGATCAGGATCCGTTGTTCCGCAAGGTGTTTTATACGGAATTGCTGCCCGATCTGAAGGCTCGGGGAAAGGCGGTCCTGGTGATCACGCATGACGACCGCTATTTCTCTTGGGCCGACCGGTGTATCCGACTGGATCTCGGTCGATTGGTCGAGTCTCCCGAGGCGGCCGACCTGGCCGGGGAGCAGACATGGTCGTCGCCGTCCCGTTCGCACGGGGCCGGCACGGCTTCATAACGTGATGGGTCTTTGTCGCGAGGAGGTGTGGTGATGTCGGTTCACGTGGATGAAATGTGGGAAGCCCTCCCGACCGGTTGCGTCTCCCCCAGGGAGCTGTCGCGGGACAATCCTTACCTGGAGCGCCAGGCCGCGCGGGAATCGAATGCGCGCAGTTATCCCCGACGGCTGCCGTTGGCCCTGAGCAAGGGAAAGGGCCTGTATGTACAGGATACCGACGGCCGTAGCTATATCGATTGTCTGGCCTGCGCCGGGGCGCTGGCCCTCGGACATAACCATCCGGTCGTCGTCGATGCGATCAACCGCATGTTGCGGGATGGCCTGCCGTTCCAAACACTGGACCTGACGACACCCGTGAAAGACCGGTTCGTGAGTACGCTCTTCGACTGTCTGCCGGCTGCATTTGCCG
This DNA window, taken from Nitrospira defluvii, encodes the following:
- a CDS encoding cyclic peptide export ABC transporter; protein product: MDLIRFLLKKSWGLMCCSIAAGLISGLAGAGLIAVIHRGMNESPVSASLAWSFLGLVVAVAVCKALSEILLTRLGQSTISELRYQLSRRILDAPLGQLDRLGHHRLLAALSEDTDVIAQAYVQLPLIGINVATTLGCLAYLGWLSWPILLLVLSVMTLGALTFQWQERKAIAFFTRSRETSDRLFGHFRSIMAGIKELKLHRGRRQAFLDDQLRHTVKTYERDFVGGMTVYSIASSWGLLLFYVAIGTVLFVWPSWHADSTDTIVGTTLVLLYLMGPFSQIVELLPGVGRANVALNKIDTLGLSLAAATDGDRREPDRQAEGIGVDLNVRGWTRLDLVNVTHQYAREGDERPFLLGPIDLTFRPGEVTFLIGGNGSGKTTLALLLLGLYPPDGGHIALDGVPIGDSNREAYRQLFSTVFSDFHLFDSLLGLEQDNLDGVARVYLERLRLESKVRIEGGTFSTHALSQGQRKRLALLTAYVEDRPFYLFDEWAADQDPLFRKVFYTELLPDLKARGKAVLVITHDDRYFSWADRCIRLDLGRLVESPEAADLAGEQTWSSPSRSHGAGTAS